In a genomic window of Anoplopoma fimbria isolate UVic2021 breed Golden Eagle Sablefish chromosome 6, Afim_UVic_2022, whole genome shotgun sequence:
- the LOC129092824 gene encoding LOW QUALITY PROTEIN: CD48 antigen-like (The sequence of the model RefSeq protein was modified relative to this genomic sequence to represent the inferred CDS: inserted 1 base in 1 codon) translates to MEKLIGYFVLSVAVLRATVTGDKVTDKYFEDGGSLELEVRPPHPETITNILWKCDGDLXAEWYDGSVELEYYGRYKVRTTLDKKTGLLVINKMTKNDMGLYSMEINSKVQNEMYRAILIRRVPKPVVELRTLTCRVTSGSCKVSCEAYLKDARPVTYSWKIGDKDWEESEGKDRNITKTEIKGDKTITCKITNPISSDVSNPVDNSLFKEEINKETVGVIMLVSLAGVSVCWFVCGFVVVAIRKRRILRIRI, encoded by the exons ATGGAGAAGCTGATCGGGTATTTTGTGCTGTCTGTGGCGGTGCTGCGCGCAACCGTAACCGGAGATAAGGTGACGGACAAGTACTTCGAGGACGGTGGTAGCCTCGAACTCGAAGTGAGGCCTCCTCACCCCGAGACCATCACAAACATCCTGTGGAAGTGTGATGGTGATC GGGCCGAGTGGTATGACGGCAGTGTAGAATTGGAGTACTACGGCCGCTACAAAGTACGCACAACCCTGGACAAAAAGACTGGACTATTGGTCATCaataaaatgaccaaaaacGACATGGGCCTGTATTCAATGGAGATCAACAGCAAGGTCCAGAATGAGATGTACAGAGCTATATTGATCAGGAGAGTCCCCAAGCCAGTGGTGGAGCTGAGAACACTGACATGCAGGGTTACTTCAGGGTCTTGTAAGGTGAGCTGTGAAGCATACCTCAAAGACGCCCGACCCGTCACCTACAGCTGGAAGATTGGAGACAAAGACTGGGAAGAGTCGGAGGGAAAGGACAGGAATATCACCAAGACTGAGATTAAAGGAGACAAGACCATCACCTGCAAGATAACTAACCCGATCAGTAGTGATGTTAGTAACCCTGTTGACAATTCGCTCTTCAAGgaggaaataaacaaagaaactgTGGGGGTTATTATGCTGGTCTCACTTgcgggtgtgagtgtgtgttggtttgtgtgtgggtttgtggtTGTTGCAATTCGTAAACGTCGGATACTCCGCATTAGAATTTAA
- the slc22a15 gene encoding solute carrier family 22 member 15 isoform X1 has product MDLEEALRVVGEFGPYQKRAVAVLVLTQVYMACQSMLIVLVGSTPKYHIEQQDGVPSSQQELHQHVTFTEDIDSIVTEWFLIKQQAYKVSLAGSLFFVGLLVGNVVFGPLSDKIGRRPVYLTGLFFEVIFGYVTAFAPSYEVFAVSRLLVGLMNGGIGLVCFVLTQEYVGKSYWAMTGTLTSMSFAVGIALFGALGYFIRPWRTLAIVANSSGVLFFLMSVTLPESPRWLYSQGRTEQAEEVLRYMALRNGKAAKNLVLKRVGGAKGGNRGNRGAGILQLVIHPVLRLRTMVLMYVWYACSLVYYGLTLGAGETSGSRYVNVAMYGLVELPAYPLCIYFINKHWAGRRKSMASFLCLAGSACFCSMFIPENTGTFLSVTSFALLGKLMVSAAFNIAYVYTSELYPTVIRNAGLGVCSMSCRVGGILAPFVPSMRALHTSMPFTVFCVSGLSAGCLGLLLPETLNGPSAETLEELTSSPHSRVLESKVTPRCTEREAHVYNTTLYCHVDCNVMIYFTSIT; this is encoded by the exons ATGGATCTAGAAGAAGCTCTTCGGGTTGTCGGCGAGTTTGGACCCTACCAGAAGCGGGCGGTGGCTGTCCTGGTCCTGACACAG GTGTACATGGCCTGTCAGTCCATGCTGATCGTCCTGGTTGGATCTACGCCGAAGTACCACATCGAGCAGCAGGACGGGGTCCCATCCAGCCAGCAGGAGCTCCACCAACACGTCACATTTACAGAGGACATCGACTCCATAGTGACAGAG TGGTTTCTCATCAAGCAGCAGGCCTATAAGGTCAGTCTGGCTGGATCGCTGTTTTTCGTCGGGCTTCTGGTCGGGAACGTCGTCTTCGGGCCGCTCTCCGACAAGATCGGCAGGAGACCTGTTTACTTGACGG GTCTGTTTTTTGAGGTGATCTTCGGTTATGTGACCGCCTTCGCACCCAGCTACGAGGTCTTCGCTGTGTCTCGTCTCCTCGTGGGGCTGATGAATGGCGGCATCGGCCTCGTCTGCTTCGTTCTCACTCAGGAGTACGTGGGCAAGTCCTACTGGGCCATGACCG GGACGTTGACGAGCATGAGTTTTGCAGTCGGCATTGCACTGTTTGGAGCTCTGGGCTACTTTATCCGACCGTGGAGGACCCTGGCCATAGTGGCCAACTCGTCTGGTGTCCTGTTCTTCCTGATGTCTGT AACTCTTCCAGAGTCTCCTCGCTGGCTGTATTCTCAGGGTCGGACGGAGCAAGCTGAAGag GTTCTCCGCTACATGGCCCTGAGGAACGGCAAAGCTGCCAAAAACCTGGTGTTGAAACGTGTCGGTGGGGCTAAAGGCGGTAACCGCGGCAACAGGGGTGCGGGCATCCTGCAGCTGGTGATCCATCCAGTCCTCCGCCTGAGGACGATGGTGCTCATGTATGTCTG gtATGCATGCAGTCTGGTGTACTACGGTCTGACTCTCGGGGCCGGTGAGACGTCAGGTAGCCGCTATGTCAACGTAGCCATGTACGGCCTGGTGGAGCTGCCCGCCTACCCGCTCTGCATatatttcataaacaaacactg GGCTGGGAGGAGGAAAAGCATGGCCAGTTTCTTGTGTCTGGCTGGCTCCGCCTGCTTCTGCTCCATGTTCATCCCAGAAAACACCG GAACCTTTCTGAGCGTGACGTCGTTTGCCCTTCTGGGAAAACTGATGGTCAGTGCAGCGTTCAACATCGCCTACGTCTACACCTCTGAACTCTACCCAACAGTTATCAG aaatGCTGGTTTGGGTGTTTGTTCCATGTCGTGCAGAGTTGGAGGAATCCTTGCACCGTTTGTTCCTTCAATG cgGGCTCTCCACACCTCCATGCCTTtcactgtgttctgtgtgagCGGTCTGTCTGCCGGCTGCCTGGGCCTCCTGCTGCCTGAAACCCTCAACGGACCTTCAGCAGAAACTCTGGAGGAGCTCACCAGCTCCCCCCACAGCCGAGTGCTGGAGAGCAAGGTGACACCACGCTGTACTGAGAGAGAGGCACACGTCTATAACACCACACTATACTGTCATGTGGACTGTAACGTAATGATATATTTCACCTCCATAacttaa
- the slc22a15 gene encoding solute carrier family 22 member 15 isoform X3, whose translation MSSAFLRVPQWFLIKQQAYKVSLAGSLFFVGLLVGNVVFGPLSDKIGRRPVYLTGLFFEVIFGYVTAFAPSYEVFAVSRLLVGLMNGGIGLVCFVLTQEYVGKSYWAMTGTLTSMSFAVGIALFGALGYFIRPWRTLAIVANSSGVLFFLMSVTLPESPRWLYSQGRTEQAEEVLRYMALRNGKAAKNLVLKRVGGAKGGNRGNRGAGILQLVIHPVLRLRTMVLMYVWYACSLVYYGLTLGAGETSGSRYVNVAMYGLVELPAYPLCIYFINKHWAGRRKSMASFLCLAGSACFCSMFIPENTGTFLSVTSFALLGKLMVSAAFNIAYVYTSELYPTVIRNAGLGVCSMSCRVGGILAPFVPSMRALHTSMPFTVFCVSGLSAGCLGLLLPETLNGPSAETLEELTSSPHSRVLESKVTPRCTEREAHVYNTTLYCHVDCNVMIYFTSIT comes from the exons ATGTCTTCCGCCTTTCTCCGTGTTCCCCAGTGGTTTCTCATCAAGCAGCAGGCCTATAAGGTCAGTCTGGCTGGATCGCTGTTTTTCGTCGGGCTTCTGGTCGGGAACGTCGTCTTCGGGCCGCTCTCCGACAAGATCGGCAGGAGACCTGTTTACTTGACGG GTCTGTTTTTTGAGGTGATCTTCGGTTATGTGACCGCCTTCGCACCCAGCTACGAGGTCTTCGCTGTGTCTCGTCTCCTCGTGGGGCTGATGAATGGCGGCATCGGCCTCGTCTGCTTCGTTCTCACTCAGGAGTACGTGGGCAAGTCCTACTGGGCCATGACCG GGACGTTGACGAGCATGAGTTTTGCAGTCGGCATTGCACTGTTTGGAGCTCTGGGCTACTTTATCCGACCGTGGAGGACCCTGGCCATAGTGGCCAACTCGTCTGGTGTCCTGTTCTTCCTGATGTCTGT AACTCTTCCAGAGTCTCCTCGCTGGCTGTATTCTCAGGGTCGGACGGAGCAAGCTGAAGag GTTCTCCGCTACATGGCCCTGAGGAACGGCAAAGCTGCCAAAAACCTGGTGTTGAAACGTGTCGGTGGGGCTAAAGGCGGTAACCGCGGCAACAGGGGTGCGGGCATCCTGCAGCTGGTGATCCATCCAGTCCTCCGCCTGAGGACGATGGTGCTCATGTATGTCTG gtATGCATGCAGTCTGGTGTACTACGGTCTGACTCTCGGGGCCGGTGAGACGTCAGGTAGCCGCTATGTCAACGTAGCCATGTACGGCCTGGTGGAGCTGCCCGCCTACCCGCTCTGCATatatttcataaacaaacactg GGCTGGGAGGAGGAAAAGCATGGCCAGTTTCTTGTGTCTGGCTGGCTCCGCCTGCTTCTGCTCCATGTTCATCCCAGAAAACACCG GAACCTTTCTGAGCGTGACGTCGTTTGCCCTTCTGGGAAAACTGATGGTCAGTGCAGCGTTCAACATCGCCTACGTCTACACCTCTGAACTCTACCCAACAGTTATCAG aaatGCTGGTTTGGGTGTTTGTTCCATGTCGTGCAGAGTTGGAGGAATCCTTGCACCGTTTGTTCCTTCAATG cgGGCTCTCCACACCTCCATGCCTTtcactgtgttctgtgtgagCGGTCTGTCTGCCGGCTGCCTGGGCCTCCTGCTGCCTGAAACCCTCAACGGACCTTCAGCAGAAACTCTGGAGGAGCTCACCAGCTCCCCCCACAGCCGAGTGCTGGAGAGCAAGGTGACACCACGCTGTACTGAGAGAGAGGCACACGTCTATAACACCACACTATACTGTCATGTGGACTGTAACGTAATGATATATTTCACCTCCATAacttaa
- the LOC129092498 gene encoding uncharacterized protein LOC129092498: protein MEKLIGYFVLSVAVLRATGDKVTDKYFEDGGSLELEVRPPHPETITNILWKCDGNLVAEWYDGSVELEYYGRYKERTTLDKKTGLLVINKMNKNDTGLYSMEINSKVQNEMYRAILIRKVPKPVVELRTLTCRDTSEFCKVSCKANLTDVGPVTYSWKFGDKDWDKLEGKDRNITKTENKGDKTITCKITNPISSDVSNPVDNWLFKVESNVGGVVGVGVGVLVAVSIVVVVIMWKRKKLCFSTPPPPPENGGPKTELSSGGPDNQLSPENQPLNVKETSLSRDTLDS from the coding sequence ATGGAGAAGCTGATCGGGTATTTTGTGCTGTCTGTGGCGGTGCTGCGCGCAACCGGAGATAAGGTGACGGACAAGTACTTCGAGGACGGTGGTAGCCTCGAACTCGAAGTGAGGCCTCCTCACCCCGAGACCATCACAAACATCCTGTGGAAGTGTGATGGTAATCTGGTGGCCGAGTGGTATGACGGCAGTGTAGAATTGGAGTACTACGGCCGCTACAAAGAACGCACAACCCTGGACAAAAAGACTGGACTATTGGTCatcaataaaatgaacaaaaacgaCACAGGCCTGTATTCAATGGAGATCAACAGCAAGGTCCAGAATGAGATGTACAGAGCTATATTGATCAGGAAAGTCCCCAAGCCAGTGGTGGAGCTGAGAACACTGACATGCAGGGATACTTCAGAGTTTTGTAAGGTGAGCTGTAAAGCAAACCTCACAGACGTCGGACCCGTCACCTACAGCTGGAAGTTTGGAGACAAAGACTGGGATAAGTTGGAGGGAAAGGACAGGAATATCACCAAGACTGAGAATAAAGGAGACAAGACCATCACCTGCAAGATAACTAACCCGATCAGTAGTGATGTTAGTAACCCTGTTGACAATTGGCTCTTCAAGGTGGAAAGCAACGTAGGCGGTGTAGTTGGAGTTGGAGTTGGAGTTCTGGTTGCTGTCTCAATCGTTGTGGTTGTGATAATGTGGAAACGTAAGAAATTATGCTTCagcactcctcctcctccacctgaaAATGGAGGCCCAAAAACTGAACTGTCATCTGGAGGCCCAGACAATCAACTGTCACCTGAGAATCAACCACTCAACGTCAAAGAAACTTCCTTAAGTCGTGACACCCTTGATTCCTAG
- the LOC129092514 gene encoding uncharacterized protein LOC129092514, which produces MGKSHSKRLTSGNLDFDKSNLEGCAKIMCKKHGSDTCKQLPLWVEKCGFPVNGSFSVRKIQNLEENLEIYDGVIMYGVHKVDWKAFGMWKSETETRQRRQEKGHKRKAVETNNGPSQRCSQPQKEPNLLPAPGAHQRGQNQQPVGPNQEVQGQLDAAKNTTPGPESALTPNRQSVLESTQSMVETRAESAITRSQTPSAIVVFVESKPRETEAEVTAWSPEDLRSFAKELPDIEIKGGAGFVEVLSQMVHVYELRLREIRILILHIIKLKWSKVQGDWPETDLPYDWTTGTRYRRHVERLCARIKTTFPATARLHVIQRCKQQPGEMVADYLFRLTKVFDENVDMMPPADPKPESVYEHLLKHYYLKGMDEQISSWVRENCIGFYSQSLSVIQAHAVHAEQKLIMSEKEKEQARALLEERLMKAQIRALQRANRGRGRGSRNAVAWNDGCWNCGDRDHWARDCYRQRKTRGTAGPSLYLTYIEDEA; this is translated from the coding sequence ATGGGGAAAAGTCACAGCAAACGTCTGACTTCTGGCAACCTGGATTTCGACAAGTCCAATCTGGAGGGATGTGCAAAAATCATGTGCAAAAAACACGGCAGTGACACCTGTAAACAGCTGCCTTTGTGGGTGGAGAAATGTGGATTTCCTGTCAATGGTAGTTTTAGTGTACGTAAAATACAGAACCTAGAAGAGAATTTGGAAATATATGATGGCGTAATAATGTATGGCGTACATAAAGTAGACTGGAAAGCTTTTGGGATGTGGAAAAGTGAGACAGAGACGAGACAGAGACGGCAAGAGAAGGGGCACAAGAGGAAGGCTGTGGAAACTAATAACGGTCCCAGCCAGAGGTGCTCACAACCACAGAAAGAACCGAATCTCCTCCCAGCCCCAGGCGCTCATCAGAGGGGTCAGAACCAACAACCTGTTGGCCCAAACCAGGAGGTCCAAGGACAGTTGGACGCAGCAAAAAACACCACGCCGGGCCCGGAGTCTGCCCTGACCCCAAATCGGCAGAGTGTCCTGGAATCCACACAAAGCATGGTGGAAACCCGAGCTGAGTCTGCCATAACAAGGTCACAGACACCCTCCGCCATTGTAGTGTTCGTGGAGTCTAAGCCAAGAGAGACCGAAGCTGAGGTGACAGCCTGGTCACCAGAAGATTTGCGCTCATTTGCCAAAGAACTGCCCGACATAGAGATAAAAGGAGGGGCTGGGTTTGTTGAAGTGCTGTCCCAGATGGTGCATGTATATGAACTGAGATTGAGAGAAATAAGAATTCTCATACTCCACATCATTAAACTGAAATGGAGCAAAGTACAAGGAGACTGGCCCGAGACAGACTTGCCATATGACTGGACCACAGGCACCAGATATCGTAGACACGTGGAGAGACTCTGCGCGAGGATTAAAACAACTTTCCCTGCCACCGCGAGATTGCATGTGATACAACGCTGCAAACAACAGCCTGGTGAAATGGTGGCAGACTATCTGTTCAGGTTAACGAAAGTCTTCGACGAAAACGTCGACATGATGCCACCAGCTGACCCAAAACCTGAATCGGTATACGAACACCTGCTAAAGCACTATTACCTGAAAGGCATGGATGAGCAAATCAGCAGCTGGGTACGCGAAAATTGCATAGGCTTTTACTCGCAAAGTCTGTCAGTCATCCAAGCTCACGCCGTCCACGCTGAACAAAAGCTGATAAtgtcagagaaagagaaagagcaagCAAGAGCCCTACTGGAGGAAAGGCTCATGAAGGCACAGATCCGAGCTCTGCAGAGagcaaacagagggagaggcagaggatCACGCAACGCAGTGGCCTGGAACGACGGATGCTGGAATTGTGGAGATCGTGACCACTGGGCAAGAGACTGTTACAGACAAAGGAAGACGAGGGGAACCGCTGGGCCTTCACTCTATTTGACTTACATTGAGGATGAGGCTTGA
- the LOC129092826 gene encoding CD48 antigen-like: MEKLIGYFVLSVAVLRATVTGDKVTDKYFEDGGSLELEVRPPHPETIKNILWKCDGNLMAEWYDVIVPLEFYGRYNGRTTLETKTGRLVINNMTKADMGLYSMEINSKVQNEIYRAKLISRVPKPVVELRTKPCRDTSEFCKVSCEAYLIDARPVTYSWKIGDKDWEESEGKDRNITKTEIKGDKTITCKITNPISSDVSNPVDNSLFKEEINKETVGDIVLFSFVGVCVCGF, translated from the coding sequence ATGGAGAAGCTGATCGGGTATTTTGTGCTGTCTGTGGCGGTGCTGCGCGCAACCGTAACCGGAGATAAGGTGACGGACAAGTACTTCGAGGACGGTGGTAGCCTCGAACTCGAAGTGAGGCCTCCTCACCCCGAGACCATCAAAAACATCCTGTGGAAGTGTGATGGTAATCTGATGGCCGAGTGGTATGACGTCATTGTCCCATTGGAGTTCTACGGCCGCTACAATGGACGCACAACCCTGGAAACAAAGACTGGACGATTGGTCATCAATAACATGACCAAAGCCGACATGGGCCTGTATTCAATGGAGATCAACAGCAAGGTCCAGAATGAGATCTACAGAGCTAAATTGATCAGTAGAGTCCCCAAGCCAGTGGTGGAGCTGAGAACAAAACCATGCAGGGATACTTCAGAGTTTTGTAAGGTGAGCTGTGAAGCATACCTCATAGACGCCCGACCCGTCACCTACAGCTGGAAGATTGGAGACAAAGACTGGGAAGAGTCGGAGGGAAAGGACAGGAATATCACCAAGACTGAGATTAAAGGAGACAAGACCATCACCTGCAAGATAACTAACCCGATCAGTAGTGATGTTAGTAACCCTGTTGACAATTCGCTCTTCAAGgaggaaataaacaaagaaactgTGGGGGATATTGTGCTGTTCTcatttgtgggtgtgtgtgtgtgtgggttttag
- the LOC129092825 gene encoding uncharacterized protein LOC129092825: MEKLIGYFVLSVAVLRATVTGDKVTDKYFEDGGSLELEVRPPHPETIKNILWKCDGNLVAEWYDGSVELEYYGRYKERTTLDKKTGLLVINKMTKNDTGLYSMEINSKVQNEMYKAILIRKVPKPVVELRTLTCRVTSEFCKVSCKAYLTDVGPVTYSWKIGDKDWDKLEGKDRNITKTENKGDKTITCKITNPISSDRV, encoded by the exons ATGGAGAAGCTGATCGGGTATTTTGTGCTGTCTGTGGCGGTGCTGCGCGCAACCGTAACCGGAGATAAGGTGACGGACAAGTACTTCGAGGACGGTGGTAGCCTCGAACTCGAAGTGAGGCCTCCTCACCCCGAGACCATCAAAAACATCCTGTGGAAGTGTGATGGTAATCTGGTGGCCGAGTGGTATGACGGCAGTGTAGAATTGGAGTACTACGGCCGCTACAAAGAACGCACAACCCTGGACAAAAAGACTGGACTATTGGTCATCaataaaatgaccaaaaacGACACAGGCCTGTATTCAATGGAGATCAACAGCAAGGTCCAGAATGAGATGTACAAAGCTATATTGATCAGGAAAGTCCCCAAGCCAGTGGTGGAGCTGAGAACACTGACATGCAGGGTTACTTCAGAGTTTTGTAAGGTGAGCTGTAAAGCATACCTCACAGACGTCGGACCCGTCACCTACAGCTGGAAGATTGGAGACAAAGACTGGGATAAGTTGGAGGGAAAGGACAGGAATATCACCAAGACTGAGAATAAAGGAGACAAGACCATCACCTGCAAGATAACTAACCCGATCAGTAGTGAT AGAGTCTAA
- the slc22a15 gene encoding solute carrier family 22 member 15 isoform X2: MDLEEALRVVGEFGPYQKRAVAVLVLTQVYMACQSMLIVLVGSTPKYHIEQQDGVPSSQQELHQHVTFTEDIDSIVTEWFLIKQQAYKVSLAGSLFFVGLLVGNVVFGPLSDKIGRRPVYLTGLFFEVIFGYVTAFAPSYEVFAVSRLLVGLMNGGIGLVCFVLTQEYVGKSYWAMTGTLTSMSFAVGIALFGALGYFIRPWRTLAIVANSSGVLFFLMSVTLPESPRWLYSQGRTEQAEEVLRYMALRNGKAAKNLVLKRVGGAKGGNRGNRGAGILQLVIHPVLRLRTMVLMYVWYACSLVYYGLTLGAGETSGSRYVNVAMYGLVELPAYPLCIYFINKHWAGRRKSMASFLCLAGSACFCSMFIPENTGTFLSVTSFALLGKLMVSAAFNIAYVYTSELYPTVIRNAGLGVCSMSCRVGGILAPFVPSMRALHTSMPFTVFCVSGLSAGCLGLLLPETLNGPSAETLEELTSSPHSRVLESKALLYEDDKPKSNNK, translated from the exons ATGGATCTAGAAGAAGCTCTTCGGGTTGTCGGCGAGTTTGGACCCTACCAGAAGCGGGCGGTGGCTGTCCTGGTCCTGACACAG GTGTACATGGCCTGTCAGTCCATGCTGATCGTCCTGGTTGGATCTACGCCGAAGTACCACATCGAGCAGCAGGACGGGGTCCCATCCAGCCAGCAGGAGCTCCACCAACACGTCACATTTACAGAGGACATCGACTCCATAGTGACAGAG TGGTTTCTCATCAAGCAGCAGGCCTATAAGGTCAGTCTGGCTGGATCGCTGTTTTTCGTCGGGCTTCTGGTCGGGAACGTCGTCTTCGGGCCGCTCTCCGACAAGATCGGCAGGAGACCTGTTTACTTGACGG GTCTGTTTTTTGAGGTGATCTTCGGTTATGTGACCGCCTTCGCACCCAGCTACGAGGTCTTCGCTGTGTCTCGTCTCCTCGTGGGGCTGATGAATGGCGGCATCGGCCTCGTCTGCTTCGTTCTCACTCAGGAGTACGTGGGCAAGTCCTACTGGGCCATGACCG GGACGTTGACGAGCATGAGTTTTGCAGTCGGCATTGCACTGTTTGGAGCTCTGGGCTACTTTATCCGACCGTGGAGGACCCTGGCCATAGTGGCCAACTCGTCTGGTGTCCTGTTCTTCCTGATGTCTGT AACTCTTCCAGAGTCTCCTCGCTGGCTGTATTCTCAGGGTCGGACGGAGCAAGCTGAAGag GTTCTCCGCTACATGGCCCTGAGGAACGGCAAAGCTGCCAAAAACCTGGTGTTGAAACGTGTCGGTGGGGCTAAAGGCGGTAACCGCGGCAACAGGGGTGCGGGCATCCTGCAGCTGGTGATCCATCCAGTCCTCCGCCTGAGGACGATGGTGCTCATGTATGTCTG gtATGCATGCAGTCTGGTGTACTACGGTCTGACTCTCGGGGCCGGTGAGACGTCAGGTAGCCGCTATGTCAACGTAGCCATGTACGGCCTGGTGGAGCTGCCCGCCTACCCGCTCTGCATatatttcataaacaaacactg GGCTGGGAGGAGGAAAAGCATGGCCAGTTTCTTGTGTCTGGCTGGCTCCGCCTGCTTCTGCTCCATGTTCATCCCAGAAAACACCG GAACCTTTCTGAGCGTGACGTCGTTTGCCCTTCTGGGAAAACTGATGGTCAGTGCAGCGTTCAACATCGCCTACGTCTACACCTCTGAACTCTACCCAACAGTTATCAG aaatGCTGGTTTGGGTGTTTGTTCCATGTCGTGCAGAGTTGGAGGAATCCTTGCACCGTTTGTTCCTTCAATG cgGGCTCTCCACACCTCCATGCCTTtcactgtgttctgtgtgagCGGTCTGTCTGCCGGCTGCCTGGGCCTCCTGCTGCCTGAAACCCTCAACGGACCTTCAGCAGAAACTCTGGAGGAGCTCACCAGCTCCCCCCACAGCCGAGTGCTGGAGAGCAAG GCTCTTTTGTATGAAGATGACAAACCGAAATCGAACAACAAATGA